One region of Thermoleophilia bacterium genomic DNA includes:
- a CDS encoding PadR family transcriptional regulator encodes MRGEPGGWHCGEAGGRRPGRGRYRRSILETCILALLAASPAHGYELFDQIEQMTGDLICADAGTMYRLLRMMEEQGWVTSSWETPQTGPSRRIYALTETGLEALKISADRLRQRAEALERLADWAAQAAAPAQTNRN; translated from the coding sequence GTGAGAGGCGAGCCGGGTGGTTGGCATTGCGGAGAAGCAGGAGGCAGGAGACCGGGTCGCGGGCGGTACCGCCGCTCAATCTTGGAGACTTGCATACTTGCGCTCTTGGCCGCCTCACCCGCTCACGGCTACGAGTTGTTCGACCAAATTGAGCAGATGACCGGAGACTTGATCTGCGCGGACGCCGGCACCATGTATCGCCTGTTACGTATGATGGAGGAGCAGGGCTGGGTCACCTCATCGTGGGAAACCCCGCAGACCGGACCTAGCCGGAGAATCTATGCTCTTACCGAGACTGGCCTCGAAGCCCTAAAGATATCGGCAGACCGCCTGCGCCAGCGAGCCGAAGCACTCGAGCGGCTAGCCGACTGGGCTGCTCAAGCCGCTGCGCCAGCGCAGACTAACAGAAATTGA
- the serS gene encoding serine--tRNA ligase, which translates to MLDIKLIRSNPDAVRAALRRRGSKAEDALDRLLELDRERRESLSILEARRALRNQVSEEIAQIKRQGGDATDKIEAMRAVGEEIKSLEAKVRDIEAALEEELLRVPNLPDPTAPEGGEENSLVMRHWGTPREFDFPVLDHLDLGELHDFIDLERAARTSGSRFAYLKGDLVFLQFALVRYAIEKLSSKGFRPVIVPVLVRDEAMYGTGFFPTDMSQVYRVEADGLNLVGTSEVSLAALHMDEILDENDLPLRYVGYSTCFRREAGAAGKDTRGIFRVHQFDKVEMFSFCHPEHSREEHDFMLSIQEEILQELGIPYRAVNIAAGDLGASAAKKYDLEAWLPSEGRYREVTSCSNCTDYQARRLRTRAKGQSGGPYLVHTLNGTVVALGRTMIAIMENYQTREGEIVVPEVLRPFMPLGMDRLGRPKAWDPHNT; encoded by the coding sequence GTGCTCGATATCAAGTTGATTCGCAGCAACCCCGATGCAGTGCGCGCCGCCCTTCGCCGTCGCGGCTCCAAAGCTGAGGATGCGTTGGATCGCCTGCTCGAGCTGGATCGCGAGCGAAGAGAGTCACTGAGCATACTCGAAGCCCGCAGAGCGCTGCGTAATCAAGTAAGTGAAGAAATAGCGCAGATTAAGCGGCAAGGAGGAGACGCAACCGACAAGATCGAGGCCATGAGGGCAGTGGGAGAAGAGATCAAGTCCCTTGAGGCCAAAGTCAGAGACATTGAGGCGGCACTAGAGGAAGAGCTGCTAAGAGTTCCTAATTTGCCTGATCCTACCGCCCCCGAGGGAGGCGAGGAAAACTCTCTAGTGATGCGCCATTGGGGGACCCCACGGGAGTTTGATTTTCCTGTCCTAGACCACCTAGATCTTGGGGAGCTACACGACTTCATTGACCTTGAACGCGCGGCCCGTACGTCTGGGAGCCGGTTTGCTTACTTAAAAGGCGATCTTGTCTTTCTGCAGTTTGCCCTCGTTCGCTACGCGATCGAGAAGCTGTCCAGCAAGGGGTTTAGGCCGGTGATTGTTCCCGTGCTGGTGCGAGACGAAGCTATGTACGGAACCGGTTTTTTCCCGACGGATATGAGCCAGGTTTACCGGGTAGAGGCAGATGGGCTCAACCTGGTGGGCACATCAGAGGTCTCGCTTGCAGCCCTCCACATGGATGAGATCTTGGACGAGAACGACCTGCCTCTGCGCTATGTGGGATATTCGACCTGCTTTAGGCGCGAAGCCGGAGCGGCAGGCAAAGACACTAGGGGCATCTTTCGGGTGCACCAGTTTGATAAGGTGGAGATGTTCAGCTTCTGCCATCCAGAACACTCCCGCGAAGAACACGATTTCATGCTTTCTATTCAGGAAGAAATCTTGCAGGAACTAGGCATCCCCTACAGGGCAGTAAACATCGCAGCCGGAGATCTAGGAGCTTCGGCTGCCAAGAAGTACGACCTTGAGGCCTGGCTTCCGTCCGAGGGTCGGTATCGCGAGGTCACCTCCTGTTCAAACTGCACCGACTATCAGGCAAGACGCTTGCGCACTAGAGCCAAAGGCCAGAGTGGCGGTCCTTATTTGGTGCACACCTTAAACGGAACCGTAGTTGCTCTGGGACGCACCATGATAGCTATCATGGAGAATTACCAGACGAGGGAGGGGGAAATAGTGGTTCCCGAGGTACTTCGGCCTTTTATGCCGCTCGGTATGGATCGCCTCGGCCGGCCCAAAGCTTGGGACCCACACAACACCTAG
- a CDS encoding hotdog fold thioesterase: protein MAEGQGERYDDLSERIRRAIATDSMVRLFGIAVEEAGDSYTRVSAEVKEEFLQLHGLAHGAFIFALMDVAFALTVNAKSDAVAVQWSISQFRSARLGEKVVAECRLLHSGRRLVVVELQALGPGSKLLAKGQATAIPVGDTPPVTRRC from the coding sequence ATGGCTGAAGGACAGGGCGAGAGGTATGACGATTTAAGCGAGCGAATCCGGCGCGCTATTGCTACCGATAGCATGGTGCGCCTTTTTGGTATTGCGGTTGAAGAGGCGGGAGATAGCTACACCCGGGTTTCGGCGGAGGTAAAGGAGGAGTTTCTCCAGCTTCATGGCCTAGCCCATGGTGCGTTCATTTTTGCCTTGATGGATGTGGCTTTCGCTCTTACGGTAAATGCCAAGAGTGACGCTGTAGCAGTACAGTGGAGCATAAGCCAGTTTCGCTCCGCCCGACTGGGCGAGAAGGTAGTGGCGGAATGTCGGCTTCTCCACTCTGGCCGCCGCCTTGTAGTGGTTGAGCTGCAGGCGCTTGGCCCGGGCAGCAAGCTGCTTGCCAAAGGACAAGCTACAGCGATACCAGTGGGGGACACCCCGCCAGTGACAAGGCGTTGCTAG
- a CDS encoding site-specific integrase: MKGHIRKRGKSWAVVVELGRDSSGKRRQKWFIVDGTKAEAQAELARILHEMNTGLYAEPERLTVADYLKRWLTDYAKSNCSVRTYERYEELLEGYVVPRIGHLALTKLRPLHIQEMEASLLASGRQRRLEGKPEGLSARTVLHVHRVLRTALQQAVRWQLLVRNPADAVRPPRPTKPEIRVLDEAEMAVLLTAARDTRLYVPVLVALTTGLRRGELLGLRWQDVDGETLRVAQTLVVTEDGLVFKPPKTCKSRRAVAMPQVTVEALKEHRRLQAEERLRLGQVWQDYDLVSPALDGRPWHPATFTCSFRDLCRRAGLQLRFYDLRHSHGAALLRSGVHPKIVSERLGHSTIGLTLDTYSHLLLDMQKQVANLIDESLRNVLGGEE; the protein is encoded by the coding sequence ATGAAAGGCCATATCCGCAAACGGGGCAAATCCTGGGCCGTGGTGGTGGAACTGGGGCGCGACTCTTCCGGCAAGCGGCGGCAGAAGTGGTTTATCGTGGATGGGACCAAAGCCGAGGCCCAGGCGGAACTAGCCCGCATTCTCCACGAGATGAACACCGGCTTGTATGCGGAACCAGAACGCCTGACTGTGGCCGACTACCTAAAGCGCTGGCTGACCGATTACGCCAAGTCCAACTGCTCAGTGCGCACTTACGAGCGCTACGAAGAACTGCTCGAGGGCTACGTAGTGCCTCGGATCGGTCACCTTGCCCTAACCAAGCTCCGCCCCTTGCACATTCAGGAAATGGAGGCGAGTCTCCTGGCCTCCGGACGCCAAAGGCGCCTGGAAGGGAAGCCGGAGGGGCTTTCGGCGCGCACCGTGCTACACGTTCATCGAGTGCTTAGAACGGCCTTGCAGCAGGCGGTACGTTGGCAGCTTCTCGTGCGCAACCCGGCCGATGCTGTGCGACCTCCCCGGCCCACCAAACCCGAGATTCGCGTATTAGATGAAGCAGAGATGGCCGTCTTGCTTACGGCAGCCCGAGATACCAGGCTCTACGTTCCCGTGCTTGTAGCCCTTACTACAGGTCTGAGGCGCGGTGAACTCTTGGGGCTTCGTTGGCAGGATGTGGACGGCGAGACTCTGCGTGTCGCACAAACCCTGGTGGTCACCGAGGACGGCCTGGTGTTCAAACCTCCCAAGACGTGCAAGAGCCGGCGGGCAGTAGCCATGCCTCAAGTCACGGTTGAGGCTCTCAAAGAGCATCGCCGCCTGCAAGCAGAAGAGCGCTTGCGCTTGGGGCAGGTATGGCAGGATTACGATCTTGTTTCCCCCGCTCTTGACGGCCGGCCTTGGCACCCGGCCACGTTCACTTGCTCATTCCGCGATTTGTGCCGGCGGGCCGGCCTGCAACTGCGGTTCTATGACCTACGCCACTCTCATGGTGCGGCTCTGCTCCGTTCAGGAGTGCATCCCAAGATTGTCTCGGAACGTCTCGGGCACAGTACCATCGGCCTCACGCTGGATACCTACAGCCACCTGCTCCTAGACATGCAGAAGCAAGTAGCCAACCTGATTGACGAGAGCCTACGCAATGTCCTCGGGGGCGAGGAATAG
- a CDS encoding nicotinate phosphoribosyltransferase: protein MTAAEQHITGAEQHLTGPELDVSQRWARREDLALLTDFYQLTMMGGYWKTGQRDLPACFNYTFRELPPHAGFAIAAGLEQLLDLIENLRFTDQDLAYLERLGIFEPGFLDYLKDFRPEVDIEAVPEGTVVFPHEPILQVEGPLIQAQLIETAVLNALNYQTLIATKTARIRLACGDDHLAEFGLRRAHGPDGGLSGSRAAYIGGADSTSNMLAGKLFGIPVRGTQAHSWIMSFDSEIEAFRAYAACYEDPILLVDTYDTLTSGLPNALQVFKELRDSGRKVRAAIRLDSGDLARLSKAAYRMFTEAGFEDPLIVASNELDEDLIADLKRQGAPINSWGVGTHLITASSHPALGGVYKLVAVQREDGVWEPRIKLSSNPAKMTDPGRKRVVRYYDDHGRPLADIIRLADEPPDVIDPGQPAKPVPFAERHDLSFLRAVWDAASCEDLLQPVMRGGKRIVQLPTLEEIRARARAQVASLPEELRRLRNPEIYAVGLSPRLAAEKVKLVRKAPGVLAPGPAAEQG, encoded by the coding sequence ATGACCGCGGCCGAGCAGCACATCACCGGCGCAGAGCAGCATTTGACTGGACCAGAATTGGACGTTTCCCAGCGGTGGGCCAGGCGAGAAGATTTGGCTCTGCTCACAGATTTCTACCAGCTCACCATGATGGGAGGCTACTGGAAAACCGGTCAGCGCGACCTTCCTGCCTGCTTTAACTACACTTTCCGTGAGCTTCCCCCGCACGCAGGCTTCGCTATTGCTGCTGGTCTTGAGCAATTGCTTGACCTTATTGAGAACCTTCGTTTCACCGATCAGGATCTTGCGTACTTGGAGAGGCTCGGCATTTTCGAGCCTGGCTTTCTTGACTATCTAAAGGACTTTCGCCCCGAGGTAGACATCGAGGCGGTTCCGGAAGGGACCGTAGTCTTCCCGCACGAGCCCATCCTGCAAGTGGAAGGTCCGTTGATTCAAGCCCAGCTCATAGAAACTGCGGTGCTGAATGCTCTTAATTACCAAACCCTTATCGCTACCAAGACTGCCCGCATTCGCCTTGCCTGCGGCGACGACCATCTGGCCGAGTTTGGTCTTCGCCGGGCGCACGGGCCCGACGGTGGGTTGAGTGGATCGCGGGCCGCCTACATCGGCGGGGCCGACAGCACTTCGAATATGCTCGCTGGCAAGCTTTTCGGCATTCCCGTGCGTGGGACACAGGCTCATTCCTGGATTATGAGCTTTGATAGTGAGATCGAGGCATTCCGAGCCTACGCCGCATGTTATGAAGATCCCATCTTACTCGTGGATACCTATGACACCCTAACCTCCGGGCTTCCCAATGCCCTTCAGGTCTTCAAAGAACTCAGGGATTCCGGCCGCAAAGTGCGGGCGGCGATAAGACTGGATTCGGGAGACCTGGCGCGGCTAAGCAAGGCAGCCTACCGAATGTTTACGGAGGCTGGGTTTGAGGATCCGCTAATTGTGGCTTCAAATGAGCTCGACGAAGACCTTATCGCTGACCTCAAAAGACAGGGGGCGCCCATCAACTCTTGGGGCGTGGGAACACATTTGATCACCGCATCCAGTCACCCCGCTCTGGGCGGGGTCTACAAACTGGTGGCGGTCCAGCGGGAAGATGGAGTCTGGGAGCCGCGTATCAAGCTGTCTTCGAACCCAGCCAAGATGACCGACCCCGGACGCAAGCGCGTCGTCCGCTATTACGACGACCACGGCCGTCCGCTTGCCGACATTATTCGCCTGGCCGATGAGCCGCCCGATGTAATCGATCCTGGCCAGCCCGCCAAGCCGGTGCCTTTTGCTGAGCGCCACGACCTCTCGTTTCTGCGGGCGGTGTGGGATGCAGCGTCTTGTGAGGACTTGTTGCAGCCAGTCATGCGGGGAGGCAAGCGGATAGTCCAACTGCCCACTCTGGAAGAGATTCGAGCCCGTGCCCGTGCCCAAGTAGCATCTTTGCCTGAGGAGTTGCGCCGGCTGCGCAATCCAGAAATCTACGCAGTGGGGCTCTCGCCCCGCTTGGCAGCAGAAAAAGTCAAACTGGTGCGCAAAGCTCCGGGAGTCCTTGCTCCTGGACCGGCCGCGGAGCAAGGCTAG
- a CDS encoding excisionase family DNA-binding protein — protein sequence MRQVAECLDLHYCTIWQMVRDGRLEAIRIGRSVRIPASAVATLEGKYGTGRHDS from the coding sequence ATTCGCCAGGTCGCTGAGTGTTTGGATCTGCACTACTGCACTATCTGGCAGATGGTACGAGACGGCCGTCTCGAGGCTATACGGATCGGTCGGTCAGTAAGAATTCCCGCCTCGGCGGTAGCAACACTCGAGGGGAAATATGGGACAGGACGCCACGACTCTTAA
- a CDS encoding nicotinamidase, producing MAGKGNADKERLIPIGSKDVLIVVDVQRDFCPGGSLPVPHGDQVVPVINQLAPLFKRWVYTRDWHPPNHISFSDTPEYKDGSWPRHCVQGTPGAAWHPDLEIPMNAILVSKGDNPGHEAYSAFQLENLDLAEFLRAHGVERVFVTGLAAEYCVKHTALDALAAGFAVYVISDAIRGITEESFRATLAELEQAGAVVVRSDQLSAN from the coding sequence ATGGCGGGCAAGGGCAACGCAGACAAGGAACGATTGATCCCGATCGGGAGCAAGGACGTGCTGATCGTAGTGGATGTGCAACGGGATTTTTGTCCCGGCGGTAGCTTGCCGGTCCCCCACGGCGATCAGGTGGTGCCTGTCATTAACCAGCTCGCGCCCTTGTTCAAGCGCTGGGTTTATACACGAGACTGGCATCCACCCAATCACATCAGCTTCTCGGATACCCCCGAGTACAAGGATGGCTCATGGCCTCGTCATTGCGTGCAGGGAACCCCGGGAGCTGCCTGGCATCCCGACCTTGAAATTCCCATGAACGCTATATTGGTCAGCAAAGGGGATAACCCCGGGCACGAAGCGTACAGCGCTTTTCAGCTTGAGAATTTAGACCTAGCAGAGTTCCTGCGCGCTCACGGAGTAGAGCGAGTCTTTGTCACCGGCCTTGCAGCCGAATACTGTGTGAAGCACACGGCGCTTGACGCCTTGGCAGCAGGATTTGCGGTGTACGTGATAAGTGATGCCATCCGGGGCATCACCGAGGAGAGCTTTCGAGCGACGCTAGCTGAACTCGAGCAAGCAGGCGCAGTTGTAGTCCGGTCAGACCAGTTGTCGGCTAATTGA
- the pheA gene encoding prephenate dehydratase has product MSCERSRPDLPRWATSSLSYPLPVAAKSIGFLGPSGTFTEEALRANIDERTPSGELREFIPYPSTQETIEAVSTGEVDCALVPIENSIEGSVSATVDMLAHEVDNLQIVREIRHPISHCLLARPGVTLEQITRVISHPHATAQCRGWLRRNLPGREIEAANSTANAVEKVASSSEPWAAIGTRLAGAKYGCVVLESNIEDHEDNETRFVFLARQRERQDWFEPYKTSVVCEIITDQPGALLLILQEFAFRHINLTKIESRPSKRRLGDYIFIVDMEGKIVDPAVADALRCLNCKLPRLTVLGSYPVGRPLVRSR; this is encoded by the coding sequence GTGAGTTGCGAGCGTAGTAGACCCGATTTACCCCGGTGGGCAACCTCTTCACTTAGCTATCCTCTGCCGGTTGCAGCAAAAAGCATCGGCTTCCTTGGCCCGAGCGGTACTTTTACAGAGGAGGCTTTGCGCGCCAACATTGACGAACGCACCCCGTCTGGTGAACTGCGCGAATTCATACCTTACCCCTCTACTCAGGAGACCATTGAAGCGGTGTCCACTGGCGAGGTGGACTGCGCGCTCGTGCCCATCGAAAACTCTATCGAGGGTTCGGTGTCAGCAACCGTGGACATGCTTGCCCACGAAGTCGACAACCTCCAGATCGTGCGGGAAATAAGGCACCCCATTAGCCATTGCTTACTAGCTCGTCCCGGAGTGACTCTTGAGCAAATCACTCGGGTTATCTCGCACCCGCATGCTACCGCCCAATGTCGCGGTTGGCTTAGACGTAACCTTCCCGGTCGAGAGATAGAAGCAGCCAACTCAACTGCTAACGCCGTCGAGAAAGTAGCCTCGTCTTCGGAACCATGGGCGGCCATCGGAACCCGGCTGGCAGGAGCTAAGTACGGGTGCGTGGTTCTAGAATCAAACATTGAGGATCACGAAGACAACGAAACTCGGTTCGTGTTCTTGGCTCGACAGCGAGAGCGGCAAGACTGGTTTGAGCCATACAAGACATCGGTGGTATGCGAGATAATCACCGATCAGCCAGGAGCTTTGCTTCTGATTTTGCAAGAGTTTGCCTTTCGCCATATCAATTTGACCAAGATCGAGTCTCGGCCCTCGAAGCGCCGGTTAGGAGACTACATCTTCATAGTCGACATGGAAGGCAAGATTGTGGACCCCGCCGTAGCCGACGCGCTTCGCTGTCTCAACTGCAAGCTGCCCCGCCTGACTGTGCTCGGCAGTTACCCGGTGGGCCGGCCATTGGTACGTAGTCGCTAG
- a CDS encoding P-loop NTPase — MGCSGSECGGVHNERARAVQDRMAQIKHKIIVLSGKGGVGKSTVAVNLAIGLALEGRRVGLLDIDLHGPTVPQLLGLKNRPVLIEGETLIPVEVGENLKVMSIGFLLGEQDSAVVWRGPMKAVAIEQFLGEVEWGELDYLIVDSPPGTGDEPLAVCQAMGDADGAIIVTTPQETALANVRRSVRFCSLLDLPVLGVIENMAGFVCPNCGHVTHVFSKGGGEAMAEKAGVPLLASVPLDPAIVEAGDAGKPYIYHYSKSPAAKEFARAVERLLALEETSAAAAPSGPSPSTDSAEPVRQSPEPALPDVDAVWRFAIPVQDGKLSSHFGHSEQFALVDVDARSKKIISMTTIDAPEHEPGLLPSWLADKGARFVIAGGMGSRAKELFANQGVTVITGAPAEPPEVLVERYLARTLETGENACDH, encoded by the coding sequence ATGGGATGTAGTGGATCTGAATGCGGTGGAGTTCATAACGAAAGAGCCCGCGCTGTCCAAGATCGGATGGCGCAAATTAAGCACAAGATCATCGTTCTCTCTGGTAAAGGCGGGGTGGGGAAAAGCACAGTTGCAGTCAATCTCGCCATCGGCCTTGCCTTAGAGGGCAGGCGAGTAGGGTTGCTCGACATCGATTTGCACGGGCCGACTGTCCCGCAGCTACTTGGGCTTAAGAATCGCCCGGTACTCATAGAGGGCGAAACTCTCATCCCAGTAGAGGTGGGCGAGAATCTCAAAGTGATGTCCATCGGGTTCTTGCTCGGTGAACAGGACAGCGCCGTAGTGTGGCGCGGCCCCATGAAAGCCGTGGCAATTGAGCAGTTTCTTGGAGAGGTAGAGTGGGGTGAGCTTGATTATTTGATCGTCGACTCTCCGCCCGGAACAGGAGATGAGCCGCTTGCCGTGTGCCAAGCCATGGGTGATGCAGACGGAGCGATTATTGTGACTACGCCCCAAGAAACGGCTCTGGCCAACGTGCGGCGCTCTGTCCGCTTCTGTTCCCTGCTTGACCTGCCAGTCCTTGGAGTAATTGAAAACATGGCCGGATTTGTCTGTCCCAACTGTGGACACGTAACCCACGTGTTCAGCAAGGGCGGGGGCGAGGCTATGGCCGAAAAAGCGGGGGTTCCCCTACTTGCAAGCGTACCCCTCGATCCCGCCATAGTTGAGGCAGGCGACGCAGGCAAACCATACATTTACCATTACTCCAAGAGTCCTGCAGCCAAGGAGTTTGCAAGAGCAGTAGAGCGACTACTGGCCTTGGAAGAAACCTCAGCCGCGGCAGCCCCCAGCGGACCGTCGCCCTCCACTGACTCGGCTGAGCCTGTTCGCCAGTCTCCCGAGCCAGCTCTCCCAGATGTGGACGCAGTGTGGCGGTTTGCCATCCCGGTTCAGGATGGAAAGCTCAGTTCCCACTTTGGCCACTCCGAGCAGTTTGCCTTAGTAGATGTGGACGCTCGATCCAAGAAGATCATCAGCATGACCACCATTGATGCCCCGGAGCACGAGCCCGGTCTTCTCCCCTCGTGGCTGGCAGACAAGGGAGCTCGCTTTGTCATAGCAGGTGGCATGGGTAGTCGGGCTAAGGAGCTTTTTGCCAATCAAGGAGTGACTGTGATCACTGGTGCACCAGCAGAACCACCAGAGGTCTTGGTAGAGCGGTACCTTGCACGTACCCTTGAAACAGGAGAAAACGCTTGCGACCACTGA
- a CDS encoding CD225/dispanin family protein, with the protein MYCPQCGAENDDTSRYCTVCGQNLQKYKDQWSSPGGNWSATPGQYGPGPVPPPYVPSPPPVYAGTLSRHGIIPHIPSYMGWAIAVLILCFWPTGIAAVVYASRVGEKLAIGDIAGAQEASRKAKMWCWISFAIAVAFWVIGLVAAFFLAWPLAIIGPVA; encoded by the coding sequence ATGTATTGCCCACAGTGTGGAGCTGAAAACGACGACACAAGTAGATACTGCACAGTCTGCGGCCAGAATCTCCAGAAATACAAGGACCAATGGAGCAGCCCCGGAGGGAACTGGAGCGCAACCCCCGGCCAATACGGACCAGGACCCGTTCCTCCCCCTTACGTACCCTCACCACCGCCCGTGTACGCAGGAACATTGTCGCGCCACGGCATTATTCCTCACATCCCGAGCTATATGGGGTGGGCTATAGCTGTGCTCATCCTGTGCTTTTGGCCCACCGGCATCGCGGCTGTGGTATACGCAAGCAGAGTAGGTGAGAAACTAGCCATTGGAGACATAGCCGGAGCCCAAGAAGCCTCCCGCAAGGCCAAGATGTGGTGCTGGATTAGCTTCGCCATAGCAGTCGCTTTCTGGGTGATAGGTTTGGTGGCTGCGTTCTTCCTCGCCTGGCCTCTAGCCATTATCGGTCCTGTCGCTTAG
- a CDS encoding helix-turn-helix domain-containing protein, with protein sequence MGQDATTLKQAPEVLTIQEAAAILRISRGSAYEAARRGELPVIRIGRRLLVSRVALERLLQRAGVGHDCR encoded by the coding sequence ATGGGACAGGACGCCACGACTCTTAAACAGGCTCCCGAGGTGCTCACTATCCAGGAGGCTGCTGCCATTCTGAGGATCAGCCGCGGGTCGGCCTACGAAGCCGCTCGCAGGGGCGAGCTTCCCGTGATTCGCATCGGTCGGCGTCTGCTCGTCAGCCGCGTGGCGCTCGAGCGTCTGCTGCAACGAGCGGGGGTGGGCCATGACTGCCGCTAA
- a CDS encoding DUF4446 family protein, with translation MQAFEILSIVAIALAVLAGCGLVLTYWRLLQYQRKQRVILGSRGNTDIVEHVASLDEKIANMRVAVEDLALAARDHDVRIDKCLSRVGVVRFDALDEMGGRQSTAMAFLNSAGDGVIMTTVVSRDFARTYVKIVKDGEPDIPLAPEEIEAINQARGNAPFVIRPRPSKSLDLSRTEAEDEEPFFPEGTPIALGIPGTRKDEEREVARENRWRRRRGLPDVEETVVPSARGWEQPTTPSPVSMAERFIHERRKAVTQVKRASEEPNIKEQNSKLDTEEGTS, from the coding sequence GTGCAAGCTTTTGAAATCTTATCCATAGTGGCTATCGCTCTGGCTGTCCTTGCCGGTTGCGGGCTTGTTCTCACCTACTGGCGGCTCCTGCAGTACCAGCGCAAGCAGCGCGTAATCCTTGGTTCGCGGGGAAACACTGACATAGTTGAACACGTGGCTTCCTTGGACGAGAAAATCGCCAATATGCGGGTGGCGGTTGAAGATCTAGCGCTGGCCGCCCGGGACCATGACGTGCGTATTGACAAGTGCCTTTCGCGAGTTGGCGTTGTGCGGTTTGACGCATTGGACGAGATGGGCGGACGGCAAAGCACCGCCATGGCTTTTCTTAACTCAGCTGGTGACGGAGTAATCATGACTACCGTAGTGAGCCGCGATTTTGCCCGCACATACGTCAAGATCGTAAAGGATGGAGAGCCCGACATTCCGCTTGCTCCGGAAGAAATTGAGGCAATCAATCAGGCGCGCGGCAATGCTCCTTTTGTGATCCGGCCGCGCCCAAGCAAGAGCCTAGACCTCTCGCGGACCGAAGCTGAAGACGAAGAGCCCTTCTTCCCAGAAGGAACTCCTATAGCTTTGGGGATTCCCGGAACCCGTAAAGACGAAGAACGCGAGGTGGCCCGGGAGAATCGCTGGCGCCGGCGGCGGGGCCTCCCCGACGTAGAAGAGACAGTGGTGCCTTCAGCCAGAGGCTGGGAACAGCCCACAACTCCCTCACCCGTCAGTATGGCTGAACGGTTTATACATGAGCGGAGAAAGGCTGTCACTCAAGTGAAGAGGGCTAGCGAGGAGCCTAATATCAAAGAGCAGAACTCAAAGCTCGACACCGAGGAGGGAACTTCGTGA